In Helianthus annuus cultivar XRQ/B chromosome 3, HanXRQr2.0-SUNRISE, whole genome shotgun sequence, a single window of DNA contains:
- the LOC110932271 gene encoding plasmodesmata-located protein 2, with the protein MRYEVVGFQQAPPTKLLYKKCSSGRVDGSGFDERLEAALSLVPKGVSNGKGYYAGAYQGVYVLGQCEGDLGGGERVNCVKNAVEIGRSECRNSVSSHVFFFSSVMFFRSVDGGGLSGG; encoded by the coding sequence ATGCGGTACGAGGTTGTTGGGTTCCAGCAGGCGCCGCCGACGAAGTTGTTGTATAAAAAGTgtagttcgggtcgggttgatGGGTCCGGATTTGATGAGAGGTTAGAGGCGGCGTTGTCGTTGGTACCGAAAGGGGTTTCGAATGGGAAGGGGTATTATGCTGGTGCGTATCAGGGGGTTTATGTGTTGGGACAGTGTGAAGGTGATTTGGGTGGTGGTGAACGTGTGAACTGTGTGAAAAATGCGGTGGAGATTGGGAGGAGTGAGTGCCGGAATTCTGTTTCCAGTCATGTTTTTTTCTTCAGCAGTGTCATGTTTTTCCGGTCTGTGGATGGTGGCGGATTAAGTGGTGGTTGA
- the LOC110928108 gene encoding uncharacterized protein LOC110928108, giving the protein MYLRETQSETRPCQSNDYRWTIMPPHFFNMVVEQKHDAYSYADGSRQKFPAFWNVDTVYMPVSHKDQHWLILQINMLSLKVKVYFPNNCNVMHCGESFCIHKKIHQILLEFESPFLWFLGRISYWQLSGINETDTLECAGDDVWPDNGDHTGRNSGVIICMLMEKLVQNFALTWEEENLQDACVRYRRYMADELYAGRFTPKKN; this is encoded by the exons ATGTATTTACGGGAAACTCAAAGCGAGACACGGCCATGCCAGTCTAATGATTATCGTTGGACAATTATGCCCCCTCATTTTTTCAACATGGTAGTTGAACAGAAGCATGATGCTTACAGCTATGCAGATGGGTCTAGACAAAAATTTCCTGCATTTTGGAATGTGGATACG GTCTACATGCCAGTTTCACACAAGGATCAACACTGGTTAATCTTACAGATAAACATGTTGTCACTAAAAGTTAAAGTTTATTTCCCAAATAATTGTAATGTAATGCATTGTGGAGAGTCGTTTTGCATACATAAAAAAATACATCAAATTCTACTTGAATTTGAGTCTCCATTCTTATGGTTTTTGGGTCGCATATCGTACTGGCAACTTTCTGGAATAAACGAGACAGATACCTTGGAGTGTGCGGGGGATGATGTGTGGCCAGATAACGGGGATCATACAGGTCGAAATTCAGGTGTAATTATTTGTATGTTAATGGAAAAACTTGTTCAAAACTTTGCATTGACATGGGAAGAGGAAAATCTACAGGATGCTTGTGTCAGATACAGACGGTACATGGCGGATGAACTCTACGCTGGCCGATTCACACCAAAAAAAAACTGA
- the LOC110932272 gene encoding uncharacterized protein LOC110932272 translates to MDAPPQFPAFDPYAYHSPQVPSTRGNVERPLPVYDDEDEEVVPETQNLGDDDEEDEYNVDEDAGNEEDEAREKKGKTVSEKWTKEQEEALAKAWDRTRASGCKDLDVMKVALKEFKERFPSGFQHIEAWELYVIQEPGVESSDCAFLNNFKVPDLNLSFDDSDKKINENCTQLYLPSNTQGISSIVFEPGHIFNSKEEMKLELGKKCLIERFEFKVDRSSKSRYEVSCFVDGCEWRFRAYSFAGDSAFYVKYFNDKHTCSKTLTHPHFRQANPQVVGHYLVPQLKDGGRIYRGTEIKSDFKQNLGIDISYMQAWRGKCHALELLQGTSRDSFAELPIYCYNLERANPGTVTHIWVDDESRFEMVFVAIGAAVRSFVRNLRPVIIIDAAHLKGEFKGTLFLAVGMDGNNQILPIAYGIGKSEDGASWTWFLSKLKGCVGEIPDMAIISDRANSIHLAVSNVFPHAYHGLCCRHLMVNLSLPSNKKKEYQSLWWKTCKSYRLSDFNEAFHTLCLAVPRIRNTLISIGFGRWARAHCPGNRYHYMTSNSAESINALSKDYRKLPVTQLIEFFRQSVQKWFYDRRLEGIKERHELTQWAQKKIAKKIDGSRTWTAAGVGLNTFDVDDRKKRGFVNFYDRTCSCRVWQVSGLPCGHVIAVSKFLGETDCSHYAFRCYSNEVYKKTYEEAINPLPHKSEWEIPEDLINVRPPHMTKRQSGRPRANNRILSRGEEPTPLYCGRCKTHGHHRDVCSAPIPSQQRSRKGKETVAHEDPGNNPSDNYFPSYNLGDF, encoded by the exons atggacGCTCCGCCTCAATTccccgccttcgacccatatgCTTATCATTCTCCACAagttccttctacacgaggaaatgtcGAACGTCCTCTACCGGTTTACGACGACGAGGACGAGGAGGTggtgcccgaaactcaaaatttgggcgacgacGACGAGGAAGATGAATATAATGTGGACGAAGACGCGGGCAACGAAGAAGACGAGGCTCGAGAAAAAAAAGGGAAAACGGTGAGCGAAAAATGGACAAAAgaacaagaagaggcgttggcgaaggcgtgg gatcgcacacgagcAAGCGGGTGTAAGGATCTCGACGTGATGAAAGTcgcgttaaaagaatttaaagaaaGATTTCCAAGCGGTTTTCAACACATCGAGGCGTGGGAG TTATATGTCATTCAAGAACCCGGTGTTGAGTCTTCTGATTGCGCATTTTTAAACAATTTCAAAGTTCCTGATTTGAATTTATCTTTTGATGATAGTGATAAAAAAATTAATGAAAACTGTACCCAATTATATTTACCGAGTAATACCCAAGGCATATCTTCTATTGTGTTTGAGCCAGGCCACATTTTTAATAGCAAAGAGGAAATGAAACTTGAATTGGGTAAAAAATGTTTGATAGAACGATTTGAGTTTAAAGTTGATAGATCGTCTAAATCACGGTACGAAGTGTCATGTTTTGTTGATGGTTGTGAGTGGCGTTTTAGGGCATACAGCTTTGCTGGTGATAGCGCATTTTACGTTAAATATTTTAACGATAAACACACTTGTTCAAAGACGCTCACACACCCACATTTTCGTCAGGCAAACCCCCAAGTTGTGGGTCATTATTTAGTGCCTCAATTAAAAGACGGTGGTCGAATTTATCGCGGAACCGAGATAAAGTCCGATTTTAAACAAAATTTAGGAATTGATATTAGTTACATGCAAGCATGGCGTGGAAAATGTCATGCTTTAGAACTCTTGCAAGGTACAAGCAGAGATTCTTTTGCCGAACTCCCAATCTATTGTTACAATTTGGAGCGGGCGAATCCGGGAACCGTGACTCACATTTGGGTTGACGACGAGAGTCGATTTGAAATGGTATTTGTGGCTATTGGTGCAGCG gtTCGTAGTTTTGTGCGTAATTTAAGACCTGTTATTATTATAGACGCTGCCCATTTGAAGGGTGAATTTAAAGGAACATTGTTTTTAGCAGTTGGCATGGACGGAAATAACCAGATTTTACCAATTGCCTATGGAATAGGCAAATCAGAGGATGGTGCTTCTTGGACATGGTTCCTCTCAAAGCTTAAAGGTTGTGTTGGTGAAATTCCAGATATGGCGATCATATCGGATAGGGCCAATTCAATACATTTAGCTGTAAGCAACGTGTTTCCACACGCTTATCATGGTCTCTGCTGTCGACATTTAATGGTGAACTTAAGTTTACCGTCGAATAAAAAAAAGGAATACCAGAGCCTCTGGTGGAAGACCTGTAAATCTTACCGGTTGTCTGATTTTAATGAGGCTTTCCACACTCTATGTCTTGCAGTTCCTAGAATACGGAACACTTTAATAAGTATCGGGTTTGGACGGTGGGCAAGAGCGCATTGTCCCGGCAATCGATATCATTATATGACATCTAACAGTGCAGAGTCAATTAACGCTTTGTCTAAAGACTATCGTAAATTGCCAGTAACCCAACTTATTGAATTTTTCCGTCAATCTGTTCAAAAATGGTTCTATGATCGTCGGCTGGAGGGAATTAAGGAAAGACATGAGCTTACCCAGTGGGCTCAAAAAAAAATTGCAAAGAAAATTGATGGGTCTAGAACTTGGACTGCCGCTGGTGTAGGGTTGAACACCTTTGATGTTGACGACAGGAAAAAACGTGGTTTTGTAAATTTTTACGATCGAACATGTAGTTGCCGTGTTTGGCAAGTTTCTGGACTACCCTGTGGGCACGTGATTGCTGTATCCAAATTCTTAGGTGAAACTGACTGCAGTCATTATGCTTTCCGATGTTATTCCAATGAAGTGTATAAAAAAACATACGAGGAAGCGATTAATCCTCTTCCTCATAAATCTGAATGGGAGATACCAGAAGATCTTATAAATGTTCGCCCCCCGCATATGACAAAACGTCAGTCGGGCCGTCCGCGAGCAAACAACAGAATCTTGTCTCGAGGGGAAGAACCCACGCCTCTATATTGTGGTAGGTGTAAGACACATGGACACCATCGTGACGTTTGTTCAGCCCCAATCCCATCGCAACAACGTTCGCGTAAAGGCAAGGAAACCGTTGCTCACGAAGACCCAGGAAATAATCCGTCTGATAATTATTTTCCGTCTTATAATTTGGGAGATTTTTAG